A single region of the Amia ocellicauda isolate fAmiCal2 chromosome 8, fAmiCal2.hap1, whole genome shotgun sequence genome encodes:
- the ptcd2 gene encoding pentatricopeptide repeat-containing protein 2, mitochondrial isoform X2 → MAVRAAGGRAAALLSGVAHRGSAPGLAGCWTGRIGAKRHLLSDEVVRLQEFQQRKLAVTHQIYGDRAHYFKKLDDKIKRNDLILKDELKLLLHLCQTPEHVEVAKKAIYRYHEENRNVAFGEFRFGPLFVRLCYELGLEDTAAELALKGFFSDSTSFNIVMDMMFMKGYYETALEVLMNMRKQGVHFNKDTFTLAFAVCYKLNSPESYRICTALLEESHVKGNLIPRIAYCFAVALALRQEDIENAKSVYSRIMNTDSKICLNLKVLILLKSGAEADLLALLTSSFVQDTLRFVKKPEFSQEVISVVQEGMGGSRPQMETALSRLQLAGQVTEPSLDHMLCHTPHSKRKPAALLDQRKTSRRTFRPLQSALLSE, encoded by the exons ATGGCGGTGCGAGCGGCCGGGGGTCGCGCTGCGGCGCTGCTGTCCGGTGTCGCTCACAGGGGCTCTGCGCCCGGGCTGGCAGGCTGCTGGACGGGCAGGATCGGCG CGAAGAGGCACCTGCTGTCGGACGAGGTTGTTCGGCTGCAGGAATTCCAGCAGAGGAAGCTAGCGGTCACTCACCAGATATACGGAGACCGGG CACATTATTTCAAAAAGTTAGACGACAAGATAAAGAGAAACGACCTCATCCTGAAAGATGAATTAAAGCTGCTCTTGCATCTGTGCCAAACTCCTGAGCACGTGGAAGTGGCCAAGAAGGCCATCTACAG GTACCACGAGGAGAACCGGAACGTGGCTTTCGGGGAGTTCCGGTTCGGGCCCCTGTTTGTGCGGCTGTGCTATGAGCTGGGGCTGGAGGACACGGCCGCCGAGCTG GCCCTGAAAGGATTCTTTTCAGACTCAACTTCCTTCAACATCGTGATGGACATGATGTTTATGAAAGGATACTACGAGA CTGCTCTGGAGGTGCTGATGAACATGAGGAAGCAAGGCGTGCACTTCAACAAGGACACCTTCACCCTGGCCTTCGCAGTCTGCTATAAACTG AACTCCCCCGAGTCGTACCGGATCTGCACCGCGCTGCTGGAGGAGTCGCACGTCAAGGGCAATCTGATCCCCCGCATCGCCTACTGTTTCGCTGTGGCGCTGGCGCTCAGACAG GAGGACATTGAAAACGCCAAATCCGTTTACTCCCGAATCATGAACACCGACAGCAAGATATGCCTGAATCTGAAG GTCCTCATTTTGCTCAAGTCTGGGGCAGAAGCGGATCTTCTCGCTCTGCTGACGTCGTCGTTCGTCCAAGATACTCTGAGGTTCGTGAAGAAGCCGGAATTCTCTCAGGAAGTG ATCTCTGTGGTGCAGGAGGGGATGGGGGGCAGCCGGCCGCAGATGGAGACGGCGCTGTCGCGGCTGCAGTTGGCGGGACAGGTCACCGAGCCCAGCCTGGACCACATGCTGTGCCACACCCCCCACAGCAAGAGGAAGCCCGCGGCGCTGCTGGACCAGAGGAAGACCAGCCGGCGCACCTTCAGGCCCCTGCAGTCCGCCCTGCTGTCAGAGTAG
- the ptcd2 gene encoding pentatricopeptide repeat-containing protein 2, mitochondrial isoform X1 — MAVRAAGGRAAALLSGVAHRGSAPGLAGCWTGRIGAKRHLLSDEVVRLQEFQQRKLAVTHQIYGDRAHYFKKLDDKIKRNDLILKDELKLLLHLCQTPEHVEVAKKAIYRYHEENRNVAFGEFRFGPLFVRLCYELGLEDTAAELVRDKALKGFFSDSTSFNIVMDMMFMKGYYETALEVLMNMRKQGVHFNKDTFTLAFAVCYKLNSPESYRICTALLEESHVKGNLIPRIAYCFAVALALRQEDIENAKSVYSRIMNTDSKICLNLKVLILLKSGAEADLLALLTSSFVQDTLRFVKKPEFSQEVISVVQEGMGGSRPQMETALSRLQLAGQVTEPSLDHMLCHTPHSKRKPAALLDQRKTSRRTFRPLQSALLSE; from the exons ATGGCGGTGCGAGCGGCCGGGGGTCGCGCTGCGGCGCTGCTGTCCGGTGTCGCTCACAGGGGCTCTGCGCCCGGGCTGGCAGGCTGCTGGACGGGCAGGATCGGCG CGAAGAGGCACCTGCTGTCGGACGAGGTTGTTCGGCTGCAGGAATTCCAGCAGAGGAAGCTAGCGGTCACTCACCAGATATACGGAGACCGGG CACATTATTTCAAAAAGTTAGACGACAAGATAAAGAGAAACGACCTCATCCTGAAAGATGAATTAAAGCTGCTCTTGCATCTGTGCCAAACTCCTGAGCACGTGGAAGTGGCCAAGAAGGCCATCTACAG GTACCACGAGGAGAACCGGAACGTGGCTTTCGGGGAGTTCCGGTTCGGGCCCCTGTTTGTGCGGCTGTGCTATGAGCTGGGGCTGGAGGACACGGCCGCCGAGCTGGTGAGGGACAAG GCCCTGAAAGGATTCTTTTCAGACTCAACTTCCTTCAACATCGTGATGGACATGATGTTTATGAAAGGATACTACGAGA CTGCTCTGGAGGTGCTGATGAACATGAGGAAGCAAGGCGTGCACTTCAACAAGGACACCTTCACCCTGGCCTTCGCAGTCTGCTATAAACTG AACTCCCCCGAGTCGTACCGGATCTGCACCGCGCTGCTGGAGGAGTCGCACGTCAAGGGCAATCTGATCCCCCGCATCGCCTACTGTTTCGCTGTGGCGCTGGCGCTCAGACAG GAGGACATTGAAAACGCCAAATCCGTTTACTCCCGAATCATGAACACCGACAGCAAGATATGCCTGAATCTGAAG GTCCTCATTTTGCTCAAGTCTGGGGCAGAAGCGGATCTTCTCGCTCTGCTGACGTCGTCGTTCGTCCAAGATACTCTGAGGTTCGTGAAGAAGCCGGAATTCTCTCAGGAAGTG ATCTCTGTGGTGCAGGAGGGGATGGGGGGCAGCCGGCCGCAGATGGAGACGGCGCTGTCGCGGCTGCAGTTGGCGGGACAGGTCACCGAGCCCAGCCTGGACCACATGCTGTGCCACACCCCCCACAGCAAGAGGAAGCCCGCGGCGCTGCTGGACCAGAGGAAGACCAGCCGGCGCACCTTCAGGCCCCTGCAGTCCGCCCTGCTGTCAGAGTAG
- the znf366 gene encoding zinc finger protein 366, protein METDVTQPRPERGPHGGGAVKTLLGGAPCLQPLPLFLKPRRFPPLRDAFGRAYPGLAPPPHLLHFERIQGGVEGGSRKRKRTPFKVDPRDAQEAPEDTQAEDVDLPLLPFQLPQPAPHVMARYAPQMIDLNRFQLYRALDRFDAPQVKQEPVKPEGLWPPAPLLMHPGPSYFPKLHPGLIPFPFFLRSPAAHLPHGFYQREPGRHRRGPGAGQGGGGGGGAEKPGLGVHIDDSYYVNVGGEQKRWKCRLCEKSYTSKYNLVTHILGHSGIKPHGCGQCGKLFKQLSHLHTHMLTHQGARPHRCQVCHKAFTQTSHLKRHMMQHSDVKPYSCGVCGRGFAYPSELKAHELKHERGQENVCVECGLDFPTLAQLKRHLTAHRGPAQYRCTDCDKTFQYPSQLQNHMMKHKDIRPYICSECGMEFIQPHHLKQHTLTHKGVKEHKCGICGREFTLLANMKRHVLIHTNVRAHQCQLCCKSFVQKQTLKAHMIVHSDIKPYKCKLCGKEFNRMHNLMGHMHLHSDSKPFKCLYCPSKFTLKGNLTRHMKVKHGIMDRGLDPRGFRRRGRFRLPSPAEVMSSFVQDQPFDLSQKRRSDRESMRVGRSREEEEEEEEEESYYRAGPYSPEEYHRSGPPFLPTERPFRDQGVAEPFRAAEAEEEDEGSSGRPAEQGEECRETQKYYLGGEEFPRIRYYDSQPGTASGDFYTSSFRRN, encoded by the exons ATGGAGACGGACGTGACTCAGCCCAGGCCAGAGAGGGGTCCGCATGGCGGGGGGGCGGTGAAGACCCTGCTGGGGGGCGCCCCCTGTCTGCAGCCACTGCCGCTGTTCCTGAAGCCACGCCGGTTCCCCCCACTCAGGGACGCCTTCGGCAGGGCCTACCCTGGCCTCGCCCCGCCCCCCCACCTGCTGCACTTCGAGCGCATCCAGGGCGGCGTGGAGGGGGGGTCCCGCAAGCGCAAGAGGACGCCGTTCAAGGTGGACCCCCGGGACGCGCAGGAGGCCCCTGAGGACACGCAGGCTGAAGACGTTGACCTGCCCCTCCTGCCCTTCCAGCTCCCTCAGCCTGCCCCCCATGTCATGGCCAGGTATGCCCCCCAGATGATCGACCTGAACCGCTTCCAGCTGTACCGGGCCCTGGACCGCTTTGACGCCCCACAGGTGAAGCAGGAGCCGGTGAAGCCGGAGGGGCTGTGGCCCCCGGCACCCCTCCTGATGCACCCCGGCCCGTCCTACTTCCCCAAGCTGCACCCGGGCCTGATCCCCTTCCCCTTCTTCCTGCGCAGCCCGGCCGCTCACCTGCCCCACGGGTTCTACCAGAGGGAGCCGGGGCGGCACCGCAGGGGCCCGGGCGCCGGCCAgggcgggggcgggggtgggggcgCAGAGAAGCCAGGCCTCGGGGTCCACATCGATGACAGCTACTACGTGAACGTGGGGGGGGAGCAGAAGCGCTGGAAGTGCCGGCTGTGCGAGAAGTCCTACACCTCCAAGTACAACCTGGTGACGCACATCCTGGGCCACAGCGGCATCAAGCCCCACGGCTGCGGCCAGTGCGGCAAGCTGTTCAAGCAGCTGAGCCACCTGCATACGCACATGCTGACGCACCAGGGCGCGCGGCCGCACCGCTGCCAGGTGTGCCACAAGGCTTTCACGCAGACCAGCCACCTGAAGAGGCACATGATGCAGCACAGCGACGTCAAGCCCTACAGCTGCGGCGTCTGCGGCCGTGGCTTCGCCTACCCCAGCGAGCTGAAGGCCCACGAGCTGAAGCATGAGCGCGGCCAGGAGAACGTGTGCGTGGAGTGCGGCCTGGACTTCCCCACGCTGGCCCAGCTAAAGCGGCACCTGACGGCCCACCGCGGCCCGGCGCAGTACCGCTGCACCGACTGCGACAAGACCTTCCAGTACCCCAGCCAGCTGCAGAACCACATGATGAAGCACAAGGACATCCGGCCCTACATCTGCAGCGAGTGCGGCATGGAGTTCATCCAGCCCCACCACCTGAAGCagcacacgctcacacacaag GGGGTCAAGGAGCACAAGTGCGGCATCTGCGGGCGCGAGTTCACCCTGCTGGCCAACATGAAGCGGCACGTCCTGATCCACACCAACGTGCGGGCGCACCAGTGCCAGCTGTGCTGCAAGAGCTTCGTGCAGAAGCAGACGCTCAAGGCGCACATGATCGTCCACTCCGACATCAAGCCCTACAAGTGCAAG CTGTGTGGGAAGGAGTTCAACAGGATGCACAACCTCATGGGCCACATGCACCTCCACTCCGACAGCAAGCCCTTCAAGTGCTTGTACTGCCCCAGCAAGTTCACCCTGAAGGGCAACCTCACCCGACACATGAAAGTGAAGCATGGCATCATGGACCGAGGACTGGACCCACGGG GATTCCGGAGACGCGGACGGTTCAGACTGCCGTCTCCAGCCGAGGTGATGTCCAGCTTCGTCCAGGACCAGCCCTTCGACCTGTCCCAGAAGAGACGCTCCGACAGAGAGAGCATGCGGGTGGGCCGGAgccgagaggaggaggaggaggaggaggaggaggagagctaCTACAGAGCCGGCCCATACAGCCCGGAGGAGTACCACCGCAGCGGCCCCCCGTTCCTGCCCACCGAGCGGCCCTTCAGAGACCAGGGCGTGGCCGAGCCCTTCAGAGCGGccgaggcggaggaggaggatgaaggCAGCTCGGGTAGGCCGGCGGAACAGGGTGAGGAGTGCAGAGAGACGCAGAAGTATTACCTGGGGGGCGAGGAGTTTCCACGCATCAGGTATTACGACAGCCAGCCGGGTACCGCCTCGGGGGATTTCTACACCAGCAGCTTTCGAAGGAACTGA